The Pseudomonas protegens genome contains the following window.
GACGACGCCCGACTGCGCGACGACCTGGACCTGCATTTCCGCCAGCGCGGCTTTACCGTCACCAGTTGCACCGACGGCCGCCAGGGACTGGCCGCGGTGCGTGCCGGGCACTTCGACCTGGTGCTGCTGGACATCATGCTGCCGGGCCTGGACGGTCTGGCCCTGCTGGAAACCCTGCGCCAGGAACAAGGCACGCCGGTGATGCTGATGTCGGCCCTGGGCGCCGAGCAGGACCGGATTACCGGCTTTACCCGGGGCGCCGACGACTACCTGCCCAAGCCCTTCAGCCTGGCCGAGCTGGACGCCCGCGCCGACGCCCTGCTGCGGCGCATGGCCCGGGTGCAACCACCGCCGGCCACGCGCCAGGACCGGCTGCTGAGCTTCGACGAGCAGGCCCAGGACGTGCTGCTCCAGGGCCGCGCCGCCGGCCTCACCGGTTCCGAATACCGGCTGCTGGTGACCCTGCGCGAGCACCCCGGGGAAACCCTGAGCAAGCCCTTTCTCTATCAGCACGTACTGCACCGCATCTACACGCGCCTGGATCGCGGCCTGGATGTGCACGTGTGCAACCTGCGGCGCAAGCTCGCGGAGCTCGGGGTGCAACACCTGCAGATCCAGGCGGTGCGCGGCGCCGGCTACATCCTGGTGGAGGCGCAACGTCACTGATGCGCCGTCATCCCCTGCTGTGGA
Protein-coding sequences here:
- a CDS encoding response regulator transcription factor produces the protein MTPNLLLVEDDARLRDDLDLHFRQRGFTVTSCTDGRQGLAAVRAGHFDLVLLDIMLPGLDGLALLETLRQEQGTPVMLMSALGAEQDRITGFTRGADDYLPKPFSLAELDARADALLRRMARVQPPPATRQDRLLSFDEQAQDVLLQGRAAGLTGSEYRLLVTLREHPGETLSKPFLYQHVLHRIYTRLDRGLDVHVCNLRRKLAELGVQHLQIQAVRGAGYILVEAQRH